In Bacillus cytotoxicus NVH 391-98, the following are encoded in one genomic region:
- a CDS encoding acyl-CoA thioesterase: protein MEKKFMRESKAIKTTRVFPNDLNNHQTLFGGKLLAEIDSVASIAAARHSRKHCVTASIDSVDFLTPIHQADSVCYEAFVCYTGKSSMEVFVKVVAENLLSGERRIAATCFITFVALKDGRPSSVPQVLPETDEEHWLYTTGAERAENRKKGRLKSKEMAEVLTLNKPWNI, encoded by the coding sequence ATGGAAAAAAAATTTATGAGGGAATCAAAAGCAATTAAAACAACAAGAGTTTTTCCAAATGACTTAAACAATCATCAAACTTTATTTGGCGGAAAATTATTAGCAGAAATTGACAGCGTTGCTTCGATTGCAGCAGCTAGACATAGCCGTAAGCATTGTGTAACAGCATCTATTGATTCTGTCGATTTCTTAACACCGATTCATCAAGCTGATTCTGTTTGTTATGAAGCGTTTGTATGTTACACAGGAAAATCTTCCATGGAAGTATTCGTAAAGGTCGTCGCAGAAAATTTATTATCTGGTGAACGTCGTATTGCTGCCACTTGTTTCATCACATTCGTTGCACTAAAAGATGGCAGACCATCTTCTGTGCCACAAGTACTTCCAGAAACTGATGAAGAACATTGGCTCTATACAACTGGTGCAGAGCGTGCAGAAAATCGTAAAAAAGGTCGTTTAAAAAGTAAAGAAATGGCTGAAGTATTAACTTTAAATAAACCGTGGAATATATAA
- a CDS encoding glycosyltransferase family 2 protein has product MSVEVPISIPKTLIIIPAYNEEEAIADTLTRLLKLKQHFSQLSICVINDGSKDKTSDIVKNFPVHLVNLPYNLGIGSAVQTGYKYAYENGYDIAIQFDADGQHNPDDLYKIIKPIAEDECDMVLGSRFTEKTAYKGSISRRIGIFYFTALLKLLTKQTFMDPTSGYRAINREVIKIFAHNYPKDYPEPEVLIHLKKKKLRINEISVNMQERQGGQSSITPLKSAYYMIKVSLAILMQKIVKG; this is encoded by the coding sequence ATGTCTGTTGAGGTGCCAATTTCAATACCAAAAACATTGATTATTATTCCTGCTTATAACGAGGAGGAAGCAATCGCTGATACGCTAACTAGACTTTTAAAACTAAAACAACATTTTTCACAACTTAGTATTTGTGTCATAAATGATGGTTCAAAAGATAAAACATCTGATATCGTAAAAAATTTTCCTGTACATCTTGTAAATTTACCATACAACTTAGGGATTGGATCCGCTGTACAAACTGGTTACAAATATGCTTATGAAAATGGATATGACATTGCAATTCAGTTCGACGCCGATGGACAACATAATCCTGATGATTTATACAAAATTATCAAACCAATTGCTGAAGATGAATGCGACATGGTGTTAGGTTCTCGCTTTACAGAAAAAACAGCATATAAAGGTAGCATTTCACGAAGAATTGGCATTTTCTATTTCACTGCCTTATTAAAACTATTAACAAAACAAACATTTATGGATCCAACTTCTGGATACCGTGCTATTAATCGTGAAGTGATTAAAATTTTTGCACATAATTATCCAAAGGATTATCCAGAACCCGAAGTTCTGATTCACTTAAAAAAGAAAAAACTTCGCATTAACGAAATATCTGTCAATATGCAAGAAAGACAAGGTGGACAATCTTCTATTACACCTCTTAAATCCGCATATTACATGATTAAAGTAAGTCTAGCTATCTTAATGCAAAAAATCGTGAAAGGTTGA
- a CDS encoding DUF2304 domain-containing protein, giving the protein MPIITFSFIFILLLFFLIINSIRQGTLETKYSILWIFVCISMAILSSTDKIINWIGQLLKVEYPPSVLFLFGLLFCFVLIFDLTRKISKFHHQLVTLTQDYALLKQQLEHKEQQLKSQEQQLSRLNEQ; this is encoded by the coding sequence ATGCCTATAATTACCTTTTCATTTATCTTTATTCTATTATTATTTTTTCTAATTATTAATTCTATCCGTCAAGGAACTTTGGAAACAAAGTACTCTATTTTATGGATTTTTGTTTGTATCTCTATGGCTATCTTAAGCTCTACAGATAAGATTATAAATTGGATTGGCCAGTTGTTAAAAGTGGAGTATCCTCCATCTGTCTTATTTTTATTCGGGCTTTTATTCTGCTTCGTGTTAATTTTTGACTTAACGCGAAAGATTTCTAAATTTCATCATCAACTTGTCACATTAACGCAAGATTACGCATTATTAAAACAACAATTAGAGCATAAAGAACAACAATTAAAAAGCCAAGAACAACAATTATCTCGCTTAAACGAACAATAA
- a CDS encoding ArnT family glycosyltransferase gives MLEQPTQKVKWALLSMILLIGFLFRFLTLTTYGVDLTIASDDIGYQNSAKVLLDTGMLTYHDPAKPTIHIMPGQSMLLASIFYLFGSGASGLFIAKLVMMLFGVASIYMTYKIATYILNPASGLIAALLLACYPPEVVVENLTLTEGPFLFFSLGLLYWSLKLANTHAMKDLFIVLLFYFLALYFRVQIALYPILLFVYLLIKRYPFRIMMKQAIVSFVLLCIILGPWWARNYIQFHQFIPLTAGAGNPLLLGTYQGEGYPKEKGMDEIEGELHEKYPHIEAHEFMQMEKEIAVNRMKEWWRTDKESMLRSYLVLKPEILWEKPYYYPGHNIKIFDISGEGMKGFFEFIKQLFFICTILSFVLCWRKWREYIFLWILLLFQTYFTSLYVAYERYALPLMPLLFIIIGIGITVAIMKVRKLFLKKESTVTG, from the coding sequence ATGTTAGAACAGCCGACTCAAAAGGTCAAATGGGCTCTTTTGAGTATGATTTTGCTTATAGGATTTTTGTTTCGCTTTTTGACTTTAACAACGTATGGTGTTGACTTAACAATTGCTAGTGATGATATAGGTTACCAAAATAGTGCAAAGGTTTTATTGGATACTGGTATGCTAACATATCATGACCCAGCTAAACCAACTATTCATATTATGCCAGGGCAATCGATGTTATTAGCCTCTATATTTTATCTTTTTGGTAGTGGTGCTAGTGGACTATTTATAGCTAAATTAGTAATGATGCTTTTTGGTGTAGCTAGCATTTATATGACTTATAAAATTGCCACGTACATCTTAAATCCAGCATCGGGATTGATAGCTGCGCTTCTATTAGCTTGTTATCCTCCAGAGGTAGTAGTGGAAAATTTAACATTAACAGAGGGACCATTTCTATTTTTTTCACTTGGTTTATTATATTGGAGTTTAAAGTTAGCCAATACTCACGCAATGAAAGACCTTTTCATTGTATTACTCTTTTATTTTTTAGCTTTGTATTTTCGGGTGCAAATCGCATTATATCCAATTTTACTCTTTGTGTACCTTTTAATAAAGCGCTATCCATTTCGTATTATGATGAAGCAAGCGATCGTTAGTTTTGTATTATTGTGTATTATCCTTGGGCCCTGGTGGGCTCGCAATTATATTCAATTTCATCAGTTTATTCCTTTAACTGCTGGAGCAGGAAATCCTTTATTACTTGGAACTTATCAAGGAGAAGGGTATCCAAAAGAAAAGGGTATGGATGAAATTGAGGGGGAATTGCATGAAAAATATCCTCATATTGAGGCGCATGAATTTATGCAAATGGAGAAAGAGATTGCAGTGAATCGCATGAAGGAATGGTGGCGTACAGATAAAGAATCTATGCTAAGAAGTTATCTTGTTTTAAAACCAGAAATTCTATGGGAAAAGCCTTATTATTATCCAGGTCATAATATAAAGATATTTGATATTTCAGGGGAAGGTATGAAAGGATTTTTTGAGTTTATTAAACAATTATTTTTCATTTGTACAATTCTTTCATTCGTATTATGTTGGAGAAAATGGAGAGAGTATATATTTTTATGGATTCTTCTTCTTTTTCAAACATATTTCACGTCTTTATATGTTGCCTATGAACGCTATGCACTACCATTAATGCCGCTTTTATTTATTATAATAGGAATAGGAATTACAGTGGCTATAATGAAAGTAAGAAAACTCTTTTTAAAGAAAGAGTCTACTGTGACAGGGTAA
- a CDS encoding glycosyltransferase family 2 protein, translating into MTEQKQLVSVVIPLYNAEKYIEETMQSILNQTYQNIEIIVVDDGSKDQSPTIVKELQRKHPEKVRYIHQKNQGVSVARNTGIEHANGEYVAFLDSDDLWHPSKIEKQVQSMHLNNMDACYCGYMNFYEETGEKVEHVTNFIKGDMTKAFLTHQVVAQTSTWIFKRSIVMNHDIRFTPGCSWGEDLEFLFKLMSVTNVCYVAEYLTYYRILSEGNLSSKYKDYELKTKKELEVFHRMNDWIHHKFSDLITRDSEELIQMIETYLFPYTVINNACIYIKENAKLEKSQVQLIKQDIKKYCRKIYSKNGKRSKKLYAMLWFVRMKFLFS; encoded by the coding sequence ATGACGGAACAAAAACAACTCGTTTCTGTTGTAATCCCGCTATATAATGCGGAAAAGTATATTGAAGAAACGATGCAATCTATACTAAATCAAACTTATCAAAACATTGAAATTATAGTTGTAGATGATGGTAGTAAAGATCAATCACCCACAATTGTAAAAGAACTTCAGCGAAAACATCCAGAGAAGGTTCGCTATATCCATCAGAAAAATCAAGGTGTATCTGTTGCTCGTAATACAGGAATTGAGCACGCTAATGGTGAATATGTTGCTTTTCTTGATAGCGATGATTTATGGCATCCAAGTAAAATAGAAAAGCAAGTACAAAGTATGCATTTAAACAATATGGATGCTTGTTATTGCGGCTATATGAACTTCTATGAAGAAACAGGTGAGAAGGTAGAACATGTAACCAACTTTATAAAAGGCGATATGACAAAAGCCTTTTTAACACATCAAGTTGTTGCCCAAACAAGTACGTGGATTTTTAAACGCTCTATCGTTATGAATCATGATATCCGTTTTACACCTGGCTGCAGTTGGGGAGAAGACTTAGAATTTTTATTTAAACTCATGAGTGTCACAAACGTGTGCTATGTAGCGGAATATTTAACTTATTATCGAATCTTATCAGAAGGAAATCTATCTTCTAAATATAAAGATTATGAATTAAAAACAAAAAAAGAATTAGAAGTATTTCATCGAATGAATGACTGGATTCATCATAAATTTTCAGATTTGATAACAAGAGACTCTGAGGAACTGATTCAAATGATTGAAACATATCTATTCCCATATACTGTTATCAATAATGCTTGTATCTATATTAAAGAGAATGCAAAACTAGAAAAGTCACAAGTTCAATTAATCAAACAGGATATAAAGAAATATTGCCGTAAAATTTATTCTAAAAACGGAAAACGAAGCAAAAAATTATATGCAATGCTTTGGTTTGTTCGAATGAAGTTTCTGTTTTCTTAA
- a CDS encoding flippase, translating to MKTNKILKNASYLFVGNIIVRFVLAIATILFARYVSPHDYGMFTAALAVSAVICYFTDAGLTHTFMREGTKQNANISELISSYLRVRFILAVIISILFAIFAQFFYDNAYLRAMVYLVVLPTMFGATLQGVGMAYFQVTERMQFTAIISVLQGVTAAVALLLGMSFKWSLMMVAAMYGASSLVTGLIAFIMVTRYTTIHKGWDPGILDQLLVFTINGIIIMLLPQLGPIILEKVSTLKQVGFFGAASKIPAVLYQIPGVIAAAFYPKLFAFGNEKNVEEHRKLSHFELKLMSFLGMGISIPFIADPNFWIVSLLGEEYAPAGNALAILAFMVILQSINYPLADNLTTIGQQWKRTLTMAIGLVVAIISYIVLGSKFGMMGAATSAILTEVTLLIGFTLFIHKGIELLFKGILFNSLAFAISYCAYRMIFVTLPSLVALILTGLLFGMIGLVIDPQIRKLILEFVNKKVLRKEA from the coding sequence ATGAAAACAAATAAAATCCTAAAAAATGCATCCTATCTTTTTGTAGGAAATATTATCGTTCGGTTTGTACTTGCAATTGCAACCATTCTCTTTGCAAGATATGTTTCACCTCATGATTATGGTATGTTTACAGCGGCACTAGCTGTTTCTGCTGTCATTTGTTACTTTACAGATGCTGGTTTAACACATACTTTTATGCGTGAGGGGACAAAACAAAACGCTAATATTAGCGAGCTTATCAGCAGTTATCTACGCGTTCGCTTCATTTTAGCCGTTATTATTTCGATTCTCTTTGCCATTTTCGCACAATTTTTCTATGATAATGCTTATTTACGTGCAATGGTATATTTAGTTGTATTGCCAACAATGTTTGGTGCCACTTTACAAGGTGTCGGAATGGCTTACTTCCAAGTAACAGAACGCATGCAATTTACTGCTATTATCTCTGTATTACAAGGTGTAACAGCAGCAGTGGCACTTTTACTCGGCATGAGCTTTAAGTGGTCACTTATGATGGTTGCAGCAATGTATGGAGCGTCAAGCCTTGTAACAGGACTGATTGCCTTTATAATGGTAACTCGTTATACAACGATTCATAAGGGCTGGGACCCCGGAATTTTAGATCAACTGCTCGTTTTCACAATTAATGGCATTATTATTATGCTATTGCCACAGCTTGGTCCGATTATTTTGGAAAAAGTATCAACATTAAAACAGGTTGGATTTTTCGGTGCTGCATCCAAAATCCCAGCTGTTCTTTATCAAATCCCTGGTGTCATCGCCGCAGCATTTTATCCGAAACTATTTGCTTTTGGAAATGAGAAAAATGTGGAAGAACATCGAAAGCTATCACATTTTGAATTAAAGTTGATGTCATTTTTAGGAATGGGGATTTCGATTCCATTTATTGCTGATCCAAATTTTTGGATTGTTAGCTTATTGGGCGAAGAGTATGCACCAGCTGGTAATGCCCTCGCCATTTTAGCATTTATGGTTATTTTACAATCCATTAACTATCCCCTTGCTGATAACTTAACAACGATTGGTCAGCAATGGAAGCGTACATTAACAATGGCAATTGGTTTAGTCGTTGCCATCATTAGCTATATTGTATTAGGTAGTAAATTCGGAATGATGGGAGCTGCCACTTCAGCTATTCTTACAGAAGTTACCTTGTTAATCGGATTTACTCTATTTATTCATAAAGGTATTGAACTTCTATTCAAAGGAATTCTCTTTAACTCCTTAGCCTTTGCTATTAGCTATTGCGCATATCGTATGATATTCGTTACTCTACCGTCATTAGTTGCTCTCATACTTACAGGCTTATTATTTGGTATGATTGGACTTGTTATTGATCCACAAATCCGTAAATTAATTTTAGAATTTGTAAATAAAAAGGTACTTCGTAAAGAAGCTTAA
- a CDS encoding YfhO family protein: protein MYFEKDNKTFFHKSTFIIIPLLLLCAFIFHYFFLTSDQIFSGSGDALSQFGFFTFLLQHAFKDGNFFWSWNYGLGGDLFGEFSYYYSTAPFFWITLLLPKLNIEQIYDMKLYMSIFKSFLAMLFMYGSLRYHHKTTFSSFISAIIYGGCITFIRHSLLWDFMADAIVFLPLVLWGFDRYIIERKKGLFLFATALMLASNFYFAFITSIFIYIYAFFQYFTTQQNKTIQSFLTYYIRITFLYGLSLGLVAVFFLPSVNAVFNADRLTKKFDIPLFFEETFYKNLLESIFFINNAEYYQLALPVLILFLIIIGLFIRDKFVLNKVLFTFFMLILYMIPYTYSVFNGFSAMQYRWYYLFSFIIAQTVAYILDWMLLHKKENKLMYLISALLATGLFIYAFMRKVNINDQPLDEVDHMLISVIVISILTICLWRYLSKIFLQFLVILNVLINVIFINYMYSENVLSKPFGQRNVTKESLHASGYDNQDEIAAIRYIQDHDKDFYRIINPGSLRNTPMLQEYHGASAYHSLINYYVHDFMKNKYNVFQGFDTPSMFFQLDNRLLLENMLGVKYYILSADTDAANIPYGYKQLKQVGPYNIYKNEYALPLGYVYESGIDDKEFSKLNFAERDQLLLDAVVVDNIKDFSLKHFDTKRLDVKPVPIKTEQIQFENIENNNNMLTVHEDGRIIVPIDPPNVVGDLLVELKIKNKGSFHAIVNGKDMSKGDDAGAYAYPLERFVYNLGKNNHPNELTISITDKIPGPGEYELQDLQVNIVNYENIQEKTKKLTENRLQNISYKNNYLKGQVNSSKDGLLYLSVPYSKGWTIKVDGKETEFTKANSAFIGVPIQKGSHIIEMKYVTPYFKLGLIISIISFIICSTLLFFGRKKRNKELTFLHNNK from the coding sequence ATGTATTTTGAAAAAGACAATAAGACCTTTTTCCATAAAAGCACTTTTATTATCATTCCATTGTTATTACTATGTGCTTTTATTTTTCATTACTTCTTTTTAACATCAGATCAAATATTTTCTGGTTCAGGAGATGCATTATCTCAATTCGGATTCTTTACTTTTCTCCTGCAACATGCTTTTAAAGATGGTAATTTCTTTTGGTCCTGGAATTATGGATTAGGCGGCGACTTATTTGGAGAATTCAGTTATTACTATAGTACGGCGCCATTCTTTTGGATCACATTATTGCTTCCTAAGTTAAATATAGAGCAAATCTATGATATGAAATTATATATGAGCATTTTCAAAAGTTTTTTAGCGATGCTCTTTATGTACGGTTCTTTGCGTTATCACCATAAAACAACCTTTTCATCTTTTATTTCTGCCATTATATACGGTGGATGTATTACTTTTATTCGTCACTCTTTACTTTGGGATTTTATGGCGGATGCTATCGTTTTTCTACCACTCGTATTATGGGGATTCGATCGATATATTATAGAAAGAAAAAAAGGACTATTCCTATTTGCTACCGCTTTAATGCTAGCATCTAACTTTTATTTTGCTTTTATAACCAGTATTTTCATTTATATTTATGCATTTTTTCAATACTTTACGACACAGCAAAATAAAACGATTCAATCTTTCCTAACTTACTATATTAGGATTACTTTTTTATATGGATTATCACTCGGTTTAGTAGCCGTATTCTTTCTTCCATCTGTAAATGCTGTATTTAATGCTGATCGACTCACAAAGAAATTTGATATTCCTTTATTCTTTGAAGAGACATTTTATAAAAATTTGCTGGAAAGTATTTTCTTCATCAATAACGCGGAATACTATCAATTAGCACTTCCTGTCTTGATTTTATTCTTAATTATAATCGGTTTATTTATACGTGATAAATTCGTATTGAATAAAGTATTATTTACATTCTTTATGCTTATTCTTTACATGATTCCATATACTTATTCTGTTTTTAATGGTTTTTCCGCTATGCAATATCGCTGGTACTATTTATTTTCATTTATAATTGCCCAAACGGTTGCGTACATTTTAGACTGGATGCTCCTTCATAAAAAAGAGAATAAATTGATGTATCTCATAAGTGCATTGTTAGCTACTGGCTTGTTCATTTATGCATTCATGAGAAAAGTAAACATCAATGATCAGCCATTAGACGAAGTCGATCATATGCTGATAAGTGTCATCGTAATTTCTATCCTCACAATATGTTTATGGCGCTATCTGTCTAAAATTTTCTTACAGTTCTTAGTGATCCTAAATGTTCTTATCAATGTAATTTTTATCAATTACATGTATTCAGAAAATGTACTAAGCAAACCCTTTGGACAACGAAATGTTACAAAAGAATCTTTACATGCATCTGGATACGATAATCAAGATGAAATTGCTGCTATTCGCTATATTCAAGATCATGATAAAGATTTTTACCGTATTATTAATCCGGGCAGCCTTCGTAATACACCAATGCTTCAGGAATATCATGGTGCAAGTGCTTATCATAGCCTAATCAATTATTATGTTCATGACTTTATGAAAAATAAATACAATGTTTTTCAAGGATTCGATACACCTTCTATGTTTTTCCAATTAGATAACCGACTCCTTCTTGAAAATATGTTAGGTGTGAAATATTACATATTAAGCGCAGATACCGATGCAGCTAATATTCCTTATGGCTATAAACAATTAAAACAAGTAGGGCCATATAACATTTATAAAAATGAATATGCGTTGCCATTAGGATATGTGTATGAATCAGGGATAGATGATAAAGAGTTTTCTAAACTAAACTTTGCTGAGCGAGATCAATTGTTGTTGGATGCTGTAGTCGTTGATAACATAAAAGATTTTTCATTAAAACATTTTGATACAAAAAGGCTTGATGTCAAACCAGTACCGATTAAAACCGAGCAGATCCAATTCGAAAATATTGAAAACAATAACAATATGCTTACGGTTCATGAAGATGGTCGCATAATAGTACCTATTGATCCACCTAATGTTGTAGGAGACCTTCTTGTGGAATTAAAAATTAAAAATAAAGGCTCCTTCCATGCAATTGTGAATGGAAAAGACATGAGTAAAGGAGACGATGCAGGTGCATATGCATACCCATTAGAAAGATTTGTTTATAATCTTGGAAAGAACAATCATCCAAACGAATTGACGATTTCTATTACTGATAAAATCCCTGGACCAGGTGAATATGAGTTACAAGACCTGCAAGTCAACATTGTGAATTACGAAAACATCCAAGAAAAAACTAAAAAATTAACTGAAAATAGACTTCAAAATATCTCTTATAAAAATAACTATTTAAAAGGTCAAGTTAACTCAAGTAAAGACGGATTACTCTATCTGTCTGTTCCATATAGTAAAGGTTGGACTATAAAAGTAGATGGGAAAGAGACAGAATTTACGAAAGCAAACTCTGCATTCATAGGCGTTCCAATTCAAAAAGGATCTCATATAATTGAAATGAAGTATGTCACACCTTACTTCAAATTAGGTTTGATTATATCCATTATTTCATTCATCATTTGCTCCACTTTATTATTTTTCGGACGCAAAAAAAGAAATAAAGAGCTTACCTTTTTACACAACAATAAGTAA
- a CDS encoding glycosyltransferase family 2 protein: MTLSIIVPCYNEEKVLRAFYSETSLEVHKLDTDYEFVFVNDGSKDDTLDILRDLANSDSAVHYISFSRNFGKEAAMLAGLKYATGDAVVIMDADLQHPPALIKDMLEGYNDGYDQVIAKRTRTGDSPMRSFISRLYYKVMNTFVDIELVDGIGDFRLLSRRAVDSLLSLSEYNRFSKGLFSWIGFKELIIEYENVLRSDGESKWTFSKLLNYGIDGVISFNNKPLRLSIYLGLLTTLLAILYVITTFIQIMIDGIDVPGYFTLISAILFIGGIQLIFLGVIGEYIGRIYYETKRRPHFIVAEKKVSEVKQKV; this comes from the coding sequence ATGACTCTTTCAATAATAGTACCCTGTTACAATGAAGAAAAAGTACTTCGAGCTTTTTATTCAGAAACTTCTCTTGAAGTTCATAAATTAGATACCGATTATGAATTTGTTTTTGTTAATGATGGTAGTAAAGATGATACATTGGATATTTTACGAGATTTAGCAAATTCAGATTCAGCTGTACACTATATATCATTTAGCAGAAACTTTGGAAAAGAAGCTGCCATGTTGGCTGGCTTAAAATATGCTACAGGCGATGCAGTTGTTATTATGGATGCTGACTTACAGCACCCGCCTGCTTTAATAAAGGATATGTTAGAAGGTTACAATGACGGATATGACCAAGTGATTGCAAAAAGAACAAGAACAGGTGATTCCCCTATGCGTTCTTTCATCTCCCGTCTATACTACAAAGTTATGAATACGTTTGTTGATATTGAATTAGTCGATGGTATCGGCGATTTTAGACTTTTAAGTAGAAGAGCAGTAGATTCATTACTCTCTTTAAGCGAATACAATCGATTTTCTAAAGGTTTATTCTCCTGGATTGGATTTAAAGAATTAATCATTGAATATGAAAATGTATTACGTTCTGATGGAGAAAGTAAATGGACTTTTTCTAAGTTGTTGAATTACGGAATAGATGGCGTTATTTCTTTTAATAATAAACCATTACGCTTATCTATATACCTTGGATTACTAACAACACTTTTAGCAATCTTATACGTAATCACGACATTTATACAGATTATGATCGATGGAATTGATGTACCTGGTTACTTCACTTTAATTTCCGCTATATTATTCATCGGTGGTATCCAGCTCATCTTCTTAGGCGTCATTGGTGAATATATTGGCCGTATCTACTATGAAACAAAACGCAGACCACATTTTATTGTGGCAGAGAAAAAAGTAAGTGAAGTAAAACAAAAAGTCTAA
- a CDS encoding ABC-F family ATP-binding cassette domain-containing protein, whose translation MREFSIMIQDTILKWTEDTMSLLTVENLGHTFGDRTLFKDVSMRLLANEHVGLVGANGVGKSTFMNIITGQLIHDQGRIEWTPGTHYGYLDQHTILTPGRTIRDVLTDAFLPLFEKEKELNIITEKMATATPEELEALLDQMANIQDALEAGGFYLLDIKVEEAARGLGLDAIGLDRDVSALSGGQRTKVLLAKLLLEQPQVLLLDEPTNYLDVEHIQWLTNYLKEYPHAFLLISHDTEFMNKCVDVIFHLEFSKMTRYTATYEKFLELAEINKNQHLQAYQKQQEFIKKQEEFISKNKARYSTTGRAKSRQKQLDRMERIDRPETAIKPEFSFKESRASSRFVFEGEDVEIGYTHPLLPKLTMTIERGEKIAIVGCNGVGKSTLLKTILGKIKPLSGKTSLGDFLEPAYFEQEVKADHITPIDDVWNTFPNLDQHQIRAMLAKCGLKNEHITRPLSQLSGGEQAKVRLCKLMGKESNWLLFDEPTNHLDVTAKEELKKAMKAYKGTILLVCHEPDFYQDWVTKVWNVEEWAQSDK comes from the coding sequence ATTCGAGAATTTAGTATCATGATTCAAGATACTATTTTGAAATGGACGGAGGATACTATGAGCTTATTAACAGTTGAAAATTTAGGACACACATTTGGTGATCGTACTCTCTTTAAAGATGTATCCATGCGTTTATTAGCGAATGAACATGTTGGATTAGTTGGTGCAAATGGTGTTGGAAAGTCAACATTTATGAATATTATTACTGGACAACTTATTCATGACCAAGGGCGCATCGAGTGGACGCCTGGTACACATTATGGCTATTTAGATCAGCATACAATCTTAACACCTGGCCGAACAATTCGTGACGTTCTAACAGATGCCTTCTTACCTTTATTTGAGAAAGAAAAAGAATTAAATATCATTACAGAAAAAATGGCTACAGCGACACCGGAAGAATTAGAAGCGCTTTTAGACCAAATGGCTAATATTCAGGATGCCCTTGAAGCTGGTGGTTTCTATTTACTAGATATTAAAGTTGAAGAAGCTGCGCGTGGCCTCGGTCTTGATGCAATTGGTCTAGATCGTGATGTTTCTGCATTAAGTGGTGGGCAGCGTACAAAAGTATTGCTTGCAAAGTTACTGCTTGAACAACCACAAGTATTATTACTAGATGAACCTACTAACTATTTAGATGTTGAACACATTCAATGGTTAACAAACTATTTAAAAGAATACCCGCATGCATTCTTGTTAATCTCTCATGATACAGAGTTTATGAACAAATGTGTGGATGTCATTTTCCATCTAGAATTCTCCAAAATGACGCGTTATACAGCGACATATGAGAAGTTTTTAGAACTAGCTGAAATCAATAAAAATCAACATTTACAAGCGTATCAAAAACAGCAAGAATTTATTAAAAAGCAAGAAGAGTTCATCTCGAAAAATAAGGCTCGTTACTCTACAACAGGCCGAGCAAAAAGCCGTCAAAAACAGCTTGATCGCATGGAGCGAATCGATCGTCCAGAAACCGCGATTAAACCTGAATTCTCTTTCAAAGAATCTCGCGCAAGTAGCCGCTTTGTCTTTGAAGGAGAAGATGTAGAAATTGGTTACACACATCCACTATTGCCGAAACTAACAATGACAATTGAACGCGGTGAAAAAATTGCAATTGTTGGATGTAATGGTGTTGGGAAATCAACATTATTAAAAACAATTTTAGGTAAAATTAAGCCATTAAGCGGAAAAACAAGCCTTGGTGACTTCTTAGAACCAGCATATTTCGAACAAGAAGTAAAAGCTGATCATATAACACCTATCGATGATGTTTGGAATACATTCCCGAATTTAGATCAACATCAAATTCGAGCAATGTTAGCAAAATGCGGTTTAAAAAATGAACATATTACGCGCCCATTGAGTCAATTAAGCGGTGGTGAGCAAGCAAAAGTTCGTTTATGTAAGCTCATGGGTAAAGAAAGTAACTGGTTACTATTTGACGAGCCAACAAACCACCTGGATGTAACAGCAAAAGAGGAACTAAAAAAAGCAATGAAAGCATACAAAGGAACGATTCTTCTTGTATGTCACGAACCTGACTTTTACCAAGATTGGGTAACAAAAGTTTGGAATGTAGAAGAATGGGCACAATCTGACAAATAA